One region of Bacteroidota bacterium genomic DNA includes:
- a CDS encoding lysophospholipid acyltransferase family protein, which yields MRFLYNFFFKLAGWKINGDVPRDIKKYIIIVAPHTSNWDFPLGLAVRSILKFPSNYLGKKELFDSPFGWLFKKLGGYPVDRKGSHNLVDQVADIYKKEEQFIIAIAPEGTRKNVQKWKTGFYHIAVKAGIPIVMASMDYPAKTVFFSSPFYPSGNFEADVIIMQNFFKDKRGKNRGITPILG from the coding sequence ATGCGTTTTCTATACAACTTTTTCTTCAAACTTGCCGGATGGAAAATCAATGGAGATGTCCCACGGGATATTAAAAAGTATATCATTATTGTTGCTCCACATACCTCTAACTGGGATTTTCCGTTGGGTTTAGCTGTCAGAAGTATTTTAAAATTCCCATCAAATTATCTTGGAAAAAAAGAATTATTTGATTCACCTTTTGGCTGGTTGTTCAAAAAACTCGGAGGATACCCTGTTGACCGGAAAGGTTCACATAACCTTGTGGATCAGGTAGCGGATATTTACAAAAAGGAGGAACAATTTATCATCGCTATTGCTCCTGAAGGAACACGTAAGAATGTTCAAAAATGGAAAACCGGTTTTTATCATATCGCTGTGAAGGCAGGCATTCCAATTGTGATGGCATCAATGGACTACCCGGCTAAAACAGTATTTTTCTCCTCACCCTTCTACCCTTCCGGAAACTTTGAAGCGGATGTTATTATTATGCAGAATTTTTTCAAGGATAAAAGGGGTAAAAACAGAGGGATTACTCCAATTCTAGGCTGA
- the bcp gene encoding thioredoxin-dependent thiol peroxidase: MSIRVSRVEKGMKAPDFCLPDQEGNMHSLADFKGKKIALFFYPKDNTPTCTVEACNLRDNYSLLKRKGIAVIGMSKDPVKSHLKFVNKFSLPFPLLSDEEANVLSAYDVYGEKILYGRKYMGIYRTTFLIDEKGIILEVITDVNSKDHAQQIMDLLKK, encoded by the coding sequence ATGTCGATAAGGGTCAGCAGGGTCGAAAAAGGAATGAAAGCACCTGACTTTTGTTTGCCTGATCAGGAAGGGAATATGCATTCCCTTGCAGATTTCAAGGGAAAAAAAATCGCTCTTTTTTTCTACCCAAAAGACAATACACCTACCTGTACTGTGGAAGCCTGCAATCTTCGCGATAATTATTCCTTATTGAAACGAAAGGGGATAGCAGTCATTGGTATGAGTAAAGATCCGGTGAAATCACATCTTAAATTTGTAAATAAATTTTCATTGCCTTTCCCATTGCTCTCTGATGAAGAAGCCAATGTTCTTTCTGCTTATGATGTTTATGGGGAAAAAATTTTATATGGAAGAAAATACATGGGTATTTACCGGACAACTTTCCTGATTGATGAAAAAGGAATCATCCTGGAAGTGATTACAGATGTGAATTCAAAGGATCATGCGCAACAAATTATGGATCTCTTAAAAAAATAA
- the ubiE gene encoding bifunctional demethylmenaquinone methyltransferase/2-methoxy-6-polyprenyl-1,4-benzoquinol methylase UbiE produces MSSHVTPYKDSSLNKKQQVARMFNNIAWRYDFLNHFLSFGIDHYWRNQAIKTLKVNSPKIILDVATGTGDLAITALKLNPEKIYGVDISSDMLEIGRKKLLKKNLQDKIELLEVDSEKLIFEDNKFDAVTVGFGVRNFENLEKGLSEMRRVIKPGGKLVVLEFSQPKSAWMRALYRFYSTRITPWLGKLISKDQAAYTYLHESVNAFPYGKDFTDILVKTGYRNPSFKPLTFGIATVYTAEK; encoded by the coding sequence ATGTCGAGTCACGTTACCCCCTATAAAGATTCCTCGCTGAACAAAAAACAGCAGGTCGCCAGAATGTTTAACAACATCGCCTGGCGATACGATTTCCTGAATCACTTTCTTTCTTTCGGCATCGATCATTACTGGAGAAATCAGGCGATCAAAACATTAAAAGTTAACTCGCCAAAAATAATTCTGGATGTAGCTACAGGAACAGGCGATCTCGCCATTACCGCATTGAAATTAAATCCGGAAAAGATCTATGGAGTGGATATTTCAAGTGATATGCTTGAAATAGGCCGTAAAAAGCTTTTAAAGAAAAATCTTCAGGATAAAATAGAACTACTGGAAGTAGATTCGGAAAAGCTCATTTTTGAAGACAATAAATTCGATGCTGTAACCGTTGGGTTCGGTGTCCGAAATTTTGAAAACCTGGAAAAAGGTCTGAGTGAGATGAGAAGAGTGATTAAACCCGGGGGGAAATTGGTGGTGCTGGAATTTTCACAACCAAAATCTGCCTGGATGCGCGCATTGTATCGCTTCTACTCTACCCGCATCACTCCCTGGCTTGGAAAATTGATTTCAAAAGATCAGGCTGCATATACTTATTTGCACGAATCTGTTAACGCTTTTCCGTATGGCAAAGACTTTACGGATATTCTTGTGAAGACAGGATATCGCAATCCTTCCTTCAAGCCACTTACATTCGGTATAGCCACTGTTTATACTGCCGAGAAATAG
- a CDS encoding RNA methyltransferase encodes MISKNQIRFITSLHQKKYRRSEGLFIAEGEKVVSDLLDTDWEIRSFYYTERCSLPLSRLSSGRISGEMLKISEEDLQKISALTTAQSVLAVAVVPERKLDFANLASGLSLVLDDIQDPGNLGTILRIADWFGITNILCGENTVECFNPKVVQASMGSLFRVNVYYGDLAALFEKNKNELKLPVYGTVLEGENLFQTELTQSGLILFGNESVGIHRELIPFIDHKITIPSFYASSIGPDSLNVSIAVGIVCGEFKRRTLS; translated from the coding sequence ATGATTTCAAAAAACCAGATTCGATTTATTACCTCTCTTCACCAGAAGAAATACAGACGTTCTGAAGGATTATTCATCGCCGAAGGGGAGAAGGTTGTCAGTGATTTACTTGATACAGATTGGGAGATTCGTTCTTTCTATTATACAGAACGTTGTAGTTTGCCTTTGTCGCGCCTTTCATCTGGAAGAATTTCAGGTGAAATGCTGAAAATAAGTGAAGAGGATTTACAAAAAATCAGCGCGTTGACAACCGCACAGTCAGTGCTGGCTGTAGCTGTCGTACCGGAGCGAAAACTCGATTTTGCGAATCTGGCATCCGGACTAAGCCTCGTTTTGGATGATATCCAGGACCCGGGAAATCTGGGGACCATCCTGCGAATAGCCGACTGGTTCGGTATTACTAATATTTTGTGTGGAGAAAATACAGTAGAGTGTTTCAATCCAAAGGTCGTTCAGGCTTCTATGGGTTCTCTTTTTCGTGTGAATGTATATTATGGAGATTTAGCTGCATTGTTTGAGAAAAATAAAAATGAATTGAAACTCCCTGTTTACGGAACTGTGCTTGAAGGTGAAAATTTATTTCAGACTGAATTAACGCAATCAGGATTGATTCTGTTTGGTAATGAATCAGTGGGTATCCACCGGGAGTTGATTCCCTTCATCGATCACAAAATAACTATTCCTTCATTTTACGCTTCATCAATCGGACCGGATTCTCTGAATGTTTCAATTGCCGTGGGTATTGTTTGTGGTGAATTCAAAAGAAGAACACTTTCATAG
- a CDS encoding multicopper oxidase domain-containing protein — protein MKKILLSLLLLTGLSGYSQNAIPIPDTLSGPVYNLDMHPDSVQFLPGVKTFTNAFNQYSYLGPTLIMHKGDMINLNVQNLLDDTTTVHWHGLHVPAMADGGPHTFFLSGTTWSPMFTVMNNAATYWYHPHLHMKTGQQAMRGAAGMIIVRDSVESTLNLPRQYGVDDFPIIVQTQQFDSANQILWRGMHDSTIFVNGTQDPMLSVPAQIVRFRMLNASQERNYNFGFTGNMPFQVIGNDGGLLTAPVQVTRIRLSPGERVEILLDLNGMTGQQFYLMSYASEFPTGIQGGTPIPSMNTAMYSPINGIDFNILQLNVTPPTVNPVTTIPASLVSFTPLDEANMNDFRNIIISTQNMMSPDGPFYFNGQMFDMERIDYRIPINNTEVWSLSNQTMVAHPFHIHDVQFFVLDRNGIPAQPYEAGFKDVVLVGPNESVRFITKFEDFADTTMPYMYHCHILMHEDDGMMGQFVVVPNTTNIPEMNKGELFFFYPSPVSGSLNITLNNGDSGEIIITDVLGKNIWNEKLSSGQKSIHVNTSDWKSGVYFITLKKGDQSETQKILVQHN, from the coding sequence ATGAAAAAAATCCTGTTATCCTTATTACTTCTCACCGGTCTTTCCGGGTATTCTCAAAATGCAATTCCAATTCCGGATACTTTGTCTGGACCGGTTTACAATCTGGATATGCATCCTGATAGTGTTCAGTTTCTTCCGGGGGTAAAGACATTTACGAACGCGTTTAATCAATATTCCTATCTCGGCCCGACTTTGATTATGCACAAGGGTGATATGATCAATTTGAACGTTCAAAATTTGCTTGACGATACTACTACAGTGCATTGGCATGGCTTGCATGTTCCTGCTATGGCCGATGGCGGACCTCATACTTTTTTCCTTTCCGGAACAACCTGGTCGCCTATGTTTACTGTCATGAACAACGCTGCCACATATTGGTATCATCCGCATTTACACATGAAGACCGGACAACAGGCGATGCGCGGCGCGGCGGGAATGATCATTGTTCGTGATAGTGTGGAATCAACATTGAACTTACCTCGTCAATATGGTGTAGATGATTTCCCGATCATCGTACAGACTCAGCAATTTGATTCAGCCAATCAAATCCTATGGCGTGGAATGCACGACAGTACCATTTTTGTCAATGGCACTCAGGATCCGATGTTGTCTGTACCGGCGCAGATCGTGCGTTTCAGGATGTTGAATGCATCACAAGAGAGAAATTACAATTTTGGTTTCACAGGAAATATGCCATTCCAGGTTATTGGCAATGATGGCGGATTACTTACAGCCCCTGTGCAGGTTACACGAATTCGATTGTCTCCGGGAGAGCGCGTTGAAATTTTACTTGATCTGAATGGTATGACCGGGCAACAATTTTACCTGATGAGTTATGCATCTGAATTTCCGACTGGAATCCAGGGAGGTACGCCTATACCCAGTATGAACACAGCCATGTACAGTCCGATCAATGGAATTGATTTTAATATCCTCCAGCTGAATGTAACACCACCAACAGTAAATCCTGTAACTACCATTCCTGCATCACTTGTTTCATTTACCCCATTGGATGAGGCGAATATGAATGATTTCAGGAACATCATCATATCAACGCAAAACATGATGTCTCCGGATGGACCGTTCTATTTTAATGGACAAATGTTTGATATGGAAAGAATCGATTACCGTATTCCTATTAATAATACAGAAGTCTGGAGCCTTTCAAATCAAACAATGGTAGCGCATCCTTTTCATATTCATGATGTGCAATTTTTTGTCCTTGACCGAAATGGAATTCCCGCTCAACCCTACGAAGCAGGGTTTAAAGATGTAGTGCTTGTTGGCCCGAATGAATCCGTCCGGTTCATTACAAAGTTTGAAGATTTTGCAGATACTACCATGCCGTATATGTATCACTGCCACATCCTCATGCATGAAGATGACGGAATGATGGGACAGTTTGTCGTGGTGCCGAATACTACAAACATACCTGAAATGAATAAAGGAGAATTATTCTTCTTTTATCCCAGTCCTGTTTCTGGTTCTTTGAATATTACGTTGAACAACGGAGATAGTGGTGAAATAATTATCACGGATGTTCTCGGTAAGAATATATGGAACGAGAAACTTTCATCCGGACAGAAATCCATTCATGTAAATACCAGTGACTGGAAGTCGGGAGTTTATTTCATTACACTGAAAAAAGGTGACCAGTCAGAGACTCAAAAGATATTGGTTCAACACAATTGA
- a CDS encoding metallophosphoesterase, with product MNLRILLLFLILFAIDLYVFQGVKVLVQSRTVQTQRIITYLYWTVTVLSLGVILLAQYVDWHTWPKVLRTYSFAIIVIIYLSKILVSIFMLLDDIIRLFRLIGGWISMKFFNSAAQGAETTLRVSRLDFLVKLGFIVGSIPFFSMLYGMVGGAYDYRVRKVKLKAGNLPGSFDGLRVVQISDLHTGSFMGPSQITKAMDLILEQKPDVIFFTGDLVNDRHIEAVEFKDQLSRLKAPMGVYSILGNHDYGDYYRWNTQEEKAENLVKLKNFHGELGWNLLLNSHTYIEKNGEKIGLVGVENWSSRMNFHKYGDMEVAMHGMEPAPFNILLSHDPSHWDAEITSKYQQIDLTLSGHTHGFQFGVEIPGFRWSPVQYVYKKWADLYQEGNQYLYVNRGLGFLGYPGRVGILPEITVFDFQKA from the coding sequence ATGAACCTTCGCATTCTCCTGTTATTTCTCATCCTTTTCGCCATTGATCTCTATGTTTTTCAGGGAGTGAAGGTGCTGGTTCAGAGCAGAACTGTTCAGACACAGCGTATAATTACATATTTGTATTGGACAGTTACTGTACTTTCCCTTGGTGTTATATTACTGGCTCAATATGTCGACTGGCATACCTGGCCCAAGGTTCTCAGGACCTATTCTTTTGCCATCATCGTTATTATTTATTTGTCGAAAATACTCGTCAGCATATTCATGTTGCTGGATGATATCATCCGTCTCTTTCGTCTGATTGGAGGATGGATCAGTATGAAATTTTTTAACTCTGCAGCTCAGGGAGCCGAGACAACTCTTCGTGTTTCACGACTGGATTTTTTAGTGAAGCTGGGATTCATCGTTGGTTCTATTCCATTTTTCTCAATGTTGTATGGAATGGTCGGTGGAGCTTACGATTATCGTGTGAGAAAAGTGAAATTGAAAGCAGGAAATCTGCCCGGAAGTTTCGACGGACTTCGGGTTGTTCAAATTTCAGATTTACATACTGGAAGTTTTATGGGACCTTCTCAGATCACCAAAGCGATGGATCTCATTCTGGAACAAAAACCGGATGTCATTTTTTTTACGGGGGACCTGGTCAATGATCGTCACATCGAAGCGGTTGAATTTAAAGATCAACTAAGCCGACTGAAAGCTCCCATGGGTGTATATTCTATCCTGGGCAATCACGATTACGGTGATTATTATCGCTGGAACACGCAGGAAGAAAAGGCCGAAAACCTTGTGAAGCTCAAAAATTTTCATGGTGAACTGGGATGGAATTTGTTATTGAATTCACATACCTATATTGAAAAGAATGGAGAAAAAATCGGACTGGTAGGAGTAGAGAACTGGAGTTCGAGAATGAATTTTCACAAATACGGAGATATGGAAGTGGCGATGCATGGAATGGAGCCGGCTCCTTTTAATATTTTATTATCACACGATCCTTCTCATTGGGATGCTGAAATTACATCAAAGTACCAGCAGATAGATCTCACGCTTTCAGGCCATACGCATGGGTTTCAGTTTGGTGTAGAAATCCCCGGATTCCGTTGGAGTCCTGTACAATATGTTTACAAAAAATGGGCTGATCTTTACCAGGAGGGAAATCAATATCTCTATGTAAACAGAGGTCTTGGTTTTCTTGGTTATCCCGGACGTGTTGGTATCTTGCCGGAAATAACTGTTTTTGATTTTCAGAAAGCCTGA
- a CDS encoding FAD-binding protein, whose product MIKQLELVLLPEEAADQGKQLQQASALLSVPLSRINYLRVLKRSIDARSRQVKIRLLAEVFIDEAAPPVQSPATLFHFEKDVSKAPAVHIVGFGPAGMFAALRLIELGYKPIVLERGKDVRSRRRDLATLNKEGEVNPDSNYCFGEGGAGTYSDGKLYTRSGKRGDIQRILSILVMHGANPDILVDAHPHIGTNKLPQLVHAVRETILKAGGEVHFNTRLTDIEIKDQSVTSILTKDVTTNEEKSWPCKSIILATGHSARDIYELLEKRNIRIEAKPFALGVRVEHPQSIIDEVQYHSPKRSEFLPPASYSLTCQVNDRGVYSFCMCPGGIIAPAATDKNEIVVNGWSPSRRNNPFANSGMVVSVGEKDFLPFKNHGALSALRYQQEVEQNAFHAGGGKLKAPAQRLIDFTENKFSSSLPECSYVPGITSVLLDKVLPKDVTSALREGLKFFGKKMKPYFTNEAVLVATESRTSSPVRIPRDKETLQHPEIKGLFPCAEGAGYAGGIVSAAMDGERCAEAAGGF is encoded by the coding sequence ATGATCAAGCAACTTGAGCTCGTCCTTCTTCCCGAAGAGGCAGCAGACCAAGGCAAACAGTTGCAGCAAGCCTCAGCGCTTCTTTCTGTTCCCCTTTCCCGAATAAATTATCTCCGCGTTCTGAAACGCTCTATTGACGCGCGTTCCAGACAAGTCAAAATCCGTTTGCTGGCGGAAGTTTTTATCGATGAGGCCGCACCTCCGGTTCAATCTCCTGCAACATTATTTCATTTTGAAAAAGATGTGAGCAAGGCTCCTGCAGTTCATATTGTAGGTTTTGGACCTGCCGGAATGTTTGCCGCACTCCGGCTTATCGAACTCGGTTATAAACCAATTGTACTGGAACGTGGCAAGGATGTACGCAGCAGAAGACGTGACCTGGCTACATTGAATAAAGAAGGCGAAGTGAACCCTGACAGTAACTATTGTTTTGGTGAAGGCGGAGCCGGAACGTATTCGGACGGAAAATTGTATACACGATCGGGAAAACGTGGAGATATTCAACGCATACTTTCAATACTCGTGATGCATGGAGCCAATCCTGACATTCTTGTGGATGCTCATCCTCATATTGGAACCAATAAGTTACCACAATTGGTACATGCTGTCAGGGAAACAATTCTGAAAGCAGGCGGAGAAGTGCATTTCAATACACGACTTACGGACATTGAAATCAAAGACCAGTCAGTCACTTCCATCCTGACAAAGGATGTGACCACTAATGAAGAAAAATCCTGGCCATGCAAATCCATTATTCTTGCAACAGGACATTCCGCACGAGATATTTATGAATTGCTTGAAAAAAGAAATATCCGGATAGAAGCAAAACCTTTCGCTCTTGGTGTCAGAGTTGAACATCCTCAATCGATTATTGATGAAGTTCAATACCATTCTCCGAAACGTAGTGAATTCCTGCCCCCGGCAAGTTACTCTCTCACCTGCCAGGTGAATGACCGTGGTGTTTATTCTTTCTGTATGTGTCCGGGAGGAATCATCGCTCCGGCTGCTACAGATAAAAATGAAATTGTTGTGAACGGCTGGTCCCCTTCACGTCGCAACAATCCATTCGCGAATTCAGGAATGGTGGTTAGCGTTGGTGAAAAAGATTTTCTTCCATTTAAAAATCACGGAGCCTTATCTGCGCTCCGCTATCAGCAGGAAGTTGAACAAAATGCTTTCCATGCCGGAGGAGGAAAATTAAAAGCTCCCGCTCAGCGTCTCATTGATTTTACAGAAAATAAATTCTCTTCTTCTCTTCCGGAATGTTCTTATGTTCCCGGAATTACTTCTGTGCTTCTCGACAAAGTATTACCAAAAGATGTTACTTCAGCGTTGCGTGAAGGATTAAAATTCTTTGGAAAGAAAATGAAACCGTATTTTACAAATGAAGCTGTACTTGTTGCTACTGAATCAAGAACTTCTTCACCGGTCCGGATACCACGTGACAAAGAAACCCTACAACATCCTGAAATCAAAGGCCTCTTTCCCTGCGCAGAAGGTGCCGGTTACGCCGGTGGAATTGTTTCCGCAGCAATGGATGGAGAACGCTGTGCGGAAGCAGCGGGGGGATTTTAG
- the pdxH gene encoding pyridoxamine 5'-phosphate oxidase, producing MVKLREMIRDMRTDYISFELDEKSTDKSPFRQFEKWMAQAMESEVEEPNAMTLATVSKKGQPDARVVLLRDLDSKGFTFFTNYKSRKGKELSENSKVCLNFFWTELQRQVRIQGTIEKLSTKASDAYFNTRPRESQIGAWTSHQSEVLANRETLETRFIELEKDYSGRKVPRPPHWGGYRVKPVYIEFWQGRPSRLHDRIVYEKNKTGKWKIYRLNP from the coding sequence ATGGTTAAGCTCAGAGAAATGATTCGCGATATGCGAACCGATTATATTTCATTCGAACTGGATGAAAAGTCGACTGATAAAAGTCCGTTCCGTCAATTTGAAAAATGGATGGCCCAGGCCATGGAATCTGAAGTTGAAGAACCCAATGCAATGACGCTCGCGACTGTCAGCAAAAAGGGCCAACCGGATGCCCGCGTAGTTTTGTTGCGAGATCTCGATTCAAAAGGATTTACTTTTTTTACAAATTACAAAAGCCGAAAGGGAAAAGAACTGTCGGAGAATTCCAAAGTCTGTCTGAACTTCTTTTGGACAGAATTGCAACGCCAGGTTCGCATTCAGGGAACCATTGAAAAGCTGAGCACCAAAGCTTCCGATGCATATTTCAATACCCGTCCGCGTGAAAGCCAAATCGGTGCCTGGACTTCTCATCAAAGTGAAGTGCTGGCTAACCGTGAAACTCTTGAAACCAGGTTCATTGAGCTGGAGAAGGATTATTCCGGCAGAAAAGTACCACGTCCGCCTCATTGGGGTGGCTATCGTGTAAAACCGGTTTATATTGAGTTCTGGCAAGGCCGCCCCAGCAGATTACACGACCGGATTGTTTATGAAAAGAATAAAACCGGCAAGTGGAAGATCTACAGGCTGAATCCCTGA
- a CDS encoding YqgE/AlgH family protein has product MKRIIHLDPGVGRILVSEPFLLDSYFKRSVILLGEHSEEGTVGFILNKPTDLTLNDALEDFPPFDVPLYFGGPVQTDTIHFLHTLGDKLEGSKKILPGIFWGGDLERLKLMIDTHQVTRNDVRFFAGYSGWEPHQLEDELKGRTWLISNCKKDFAFSDHPEDLWGQVLRTMGSQYAILANFPEDPSLN; this is encoded by the coding sequence ATGAAGAGAATAATACACCTTGATCCGGGAGTTGGTCGCATCCTTGTTTCCGAACCCTTTTTGCTCGACAGTTATTTCAAACGCTCGGTAATTCTTTTGGGTGAACACAGTGAAGAAGGAACCGTTGGATTTATTTTGAATAAGCCGACCGACCTGACGCTTAATGACGCCCTTGAAGATTTTCCTCCATTTGATGTTCCATTGTATTTCGGCGGACCGGTGCAGACGGATACAATTCATTTCCTTCATACGCTTGGTGACAAGTTAGAAGGATCAAAAAAGATTCTGCCCGGAATATTCTGGGGAGGAGATTTGGAAAGACTCAAACTGATGATTGATACTCATCAGGTGACCCGTAACGATGTTCGCTTTTTTGCCGGTTATAGCGGCTGGGAGCCTCATCAACTGGAAGATGAACTGAAAGGTCGTACCTGGCTCATATCAAATTGCAAAAAAGATTTCGCATTCTCCGATCATCCGGAAGATCTCTGGGGACAAGTTCTCCGCACGATGGGTAGTCAGTATGCTATACTCGCGAATTTCCCGGAGGATCCGAGCTTGAATTAA
- a CDS encoding T9SS type A sorting domain-containing protein, which produces MIGTSKSYLYCIFAFILFWQGSYAQSIPNNGFESWTNMGSYNNPDSWANLNDLTSASGVFTCTKGTPGIVGTAYLKLISKTVTGMGVMPGIAICGTMNNVNFQPFTGFPFTERPEYLSGKWQYMAFGSDQGFISVALTKWNTVFLRRDTVANLFYPLPGMVMSWENFALTLNYSSSLNPDSCFMLMSASQANGAPTAPYSYLYLDELGFSGLVSQAQEMVPDYTVIVSPNPSDGRLYLDFSNVSKSPETIEVFDLLGNKILSLGKIKPPSILDLDLSCFSNGTYLLRFEMDGQSFNKIIYKQ; this is translated from the coding sequence ATGATTGGAACTTCAAAAAGTTACTTGTACTGCATTTTTGCATTTATACTATTCTGGCAAGGATCGTACGCGCAATCGATTCCAAACAATGGTTTTGAATCGTGGACCAATATGGGTTCGTACAACAATCCTGATTCGTGGGCAAACTTGAATGACCTCACATCTGCTTCCGGTGTTTTTACTTGTACCAAAGGAACTCCCGGAATTGTTGGCACAGCTTACCTGAAATTGATTTCAAAAACTGTCACAGGAATGGGAGTAATGCCTGGCATCGCTATCTGCGGAACCATGAACAATGTGAATTTTCAGCCTTTCACCGGATTTCCATTTACAGAAAGACCGGAATATTTATCAGGCAAATGGCAATACATGGCCTTTGGTTCTGACCAGGGTTTCATATCTGTTGCGCTGACTAAATGGAATACTGTATTCTTGAGAAGGGATACTGTTGCCAACCTGTTTTACCCTTTGCCGGGTATGGTGATGAGCTGGGAGAATTTTGCTTTGACACTGAACTACAGCAGCTCTTTGAATCCGGATTCCTGTTTCATGCTGATGTCGGCAAGTCAGGCCAATGGCGCACCAACAGCTCCCTATAGCTATCTGTACCTTGATGAACTGGGTTTTAGTGGTTTAGTTTCCCAAGCACAGGAAATGGTTCCTGATTATACGGTAATAGTTTCTCCGAATCCTTCCGACGGCAGGCTGTACTTGGATTTTTCCAATGTTTCCAAAAGCCCTGAAACTATTGAGGTTTTCGACCTGTTGGGAAACAAAATATTATCTTTAGGCAAAATTAAACCACCCTCAATTTTAGATCTTGACCTATCCTGTTTTTCAAACGGGACTTATCTGTTGAGATTTGAAATGGATGGTCAGTCGTTCAATAAAATTATTTACAAACAATAA
- a CDS encoding PorT family protein, which translates to MNSSKSKVFASNKPIQVWMILPLLFFWMNTQAQMDRNPINLPKYDHQAIHFGFTLGLNATNFKVQLVPNFKTTDSIYVVESSAVTGLNLGIVSNLRIGEHWDLRFIPALSFAQRNLYYDWIYPDSSNAQSVKTVESTYLEFPLDLKFKSKRVTNYRMYVLAGARYSIDMVSQAKVRDKDKDIVKLKRYDYGYEIGLGFDFYLTYFKFSPEIKMFNGLNNLLVKDNSRYASPLEKLNSKIFLVSFLFE; encoded by the coding sequence ATGAATTCATCAAAATCAAAAGTATTCGCGTCAAACAAACCTATTCAGGTTTGGATGATTCTGCCGTTACTTTTTTTCTGGATGAATACACAGGCACAGATGGATCGAAATCCGATCAATCTCCCAAAATACGACCATCAGGCAATTCACTTTGGTTTTACATTGGGTCTTAACGCGACAAATTTTAAAGTTCAACTGGTTCCTAATTTCAAAACTACTGATTCAATTTATGTTGTTGAATCATCGGCTGTAACAGGATTGAATCTTGGAATTGTCAGTAATCTCCGTATCGGGGAACACTGGGACTTGCGCTTTATTCCTGCTTTGTCATTTGCTCAGCGAAATCTGTATTACGATTGGATCTATCCTGACTCCAGCAACGCGCAATCAGTAAAAACAGTTGAATCGACATATCTGGAATTCCCTTTAGATCTGAAGTTCAAATCAAAGCGTGTCACCAATTACAGAATGTATGTTCTGGCAGGCGCACGCTATTCCATCGACATGGTTTCGCAGGCAAAAGTTCGTGATAAGGACAAGGACATTGTAAAACTGAAGCGCTACGACTATGGTTATGAAATCGGCCTTGGATTTGATTTCTATCTCACTTATTTTAAATTCAGTCCGGAAATAAAAATGTTCAATGGCCTGAACAATCTTTTGGTAAAAGACAACAGCCGTTACGCGAGTCCGCTTGAAAAATTAAATTCAAAAATATTCCTTGTTTCCTTTTTATTTGAATAA